The Sulfuricystis multivorans genome has a window encoding:
- a CDS encoding ParB/RepB/Spo0J family partition protein, which yields MKQRVIKRPDMPLAVIGTRTKEATSSTTTSGVSVTSTTTHIQVQPISPLPDLPGGQEVIDIPVSKLRVSPYNARRIRPPKRVSKIADSLKKNGQKDPLYVYPGVGDDEGYFMVLGGETRRLAALQIALPTLKAFVDWKVDPNDSLNLFRISNILNDSADECDLDRGMVAIDLLEKGYSQGEVAEVLGLDSRTHVQRLVKLASLPKRFIDFGQDYPERFSASLGAYINQAIERHGEDFGYDLLKAALVDELTHRRLAKAIEDGPSSRQAGQGRGKRLRRDSGFDITIPDAPGGRYDVYKSTSPGLKVLKLQVEIPDDLAKGLNEKLTEVLTKFFQPSQEQR from the coding sequence ATGAAACAGCGAGTGATTAAACGGCCCGACATGCCATTGGCGGTTATTGGTACTCGGACGAAGGAAGCGACATCCTCAACCACTACCAGTGGGGTTTCGGTTACAAGCACCACCACTCATATCCAAGTCCAACCCATCTCTCCCCTTCCTGACCTGCCTGGTGGGCAGGAGGTAATCGACATTCCAGTCAGCAAGCTCCGCGTCTCGCCATACAATGCGCGGAGAATCCGCCCGCCAAAGCGGGTGTCGAAGATCGCCGATAGCCTGAAGAAAAACGGCCAAAAGGACCCGCTTTATGTTTATCCAGGGGTCGGAGATGACGAAGGTTATTTCATGGTCCTTGGTGGAGAGACGCGACGCTTGGCTGCTTTGCAGATCGCTCTTCCGACACTGAAGGCCTTTGTGGACTGGAAGGTCGATCCCAATGATTCACTCAACCTGTTCAGGATTTCCAACATTCTGAACGATTCGGCCGACGAATGCGATCTTGATCGCGGGATGGTTGCAATCGATTTGCTCGAAAAGGGCTACTCCCAAGGCGAGGTCGCTGAGGTGCTGGGGCTGGATAGCCGCACGCATGTTCAGCGACTTGTGAAGCTAGCCTCGTTGCCCAAGAGATTTATCGACTTTGGCCAAGATTACCCAGAGCGTTTTTCGGCGAGTCTCGGCGCATACATCAATCAAGCGATAGAACGGCACGGCGAGGATTTCGGTTATGACCTCCTGAAGGCGGCTCTGGTCGACGAATTGACGCATCGCAGACTCGCCAAAGCAATTGAAGATGGCCCAAGCAGCAGGCAAGCTGGACAGGGGCGTGGGAAACGACTTCGTAGAGACAGTGGCTTCGATATCACAATCCCAGACGCGCCAGGGGGCCGCTACGACGTATACAAGTCGACGTCGCCCGGGTTGAAGGTACTGAAGCTACAGGTCGAAATTCCAGACGATCTGGCGAAGGGCTTGAATGAGAAACTGACAGAAGTCCTGACCAAATTCTTCCAACCATCGCAGGAGCAACGTTAA
- a CDS encoding ParA family protein → MSDLRPTFAYIGTVEHRLKSAAALLGVSENTLRTTLIESGIEVRRANHDNPNAPAVRLFDLPTIFQIAEYRRAKKLTKGPEGKKPIVIAIEIIKGGTGKTTTAAEVAVQLQLQGLKVLGIDIDIQANFTQLMGYEADLTEDEAALYGLTEEGIVKGTFATICGPFIERYGRPVDAKGIIKYPFGSSGPAIIPADTFFSDLEHDISKTSGKRELVFQKFFKESLAGNVPGLNVGDFDVVLFDCPPNISFVATNALASADIVIAPVKMESFSVKGLSRLIGEIQTLKAEYGNEVKDPELIILPTYYSTNLPRVSRMQEKLSQYRANTSPVSISQSEEFPKSTDNYMPLTVIKPTCQPVKEYRMFVDHLIKKINEVSKARAS, encoded by the coding sequence ATGAGCGACCTAAGACCAACTTTTGCTTACATAGGTACCGTTGAACATCGTCTGAAATCGGCGGCTGCCCTCCTCGGTGTATCCGAAAACACGCTGCGCACGACCTTAATCGAAAGTGGCATTGAGGTTCGTCGGGCCAATCACGACAACCCGAATGCTCCCGCAGTCCGCCTATTCGATCTTCCGACGATCTTCCAGATCGCCGAGTACCGTCGCGCGAAAAAACTGACTAAGGGGCCCGAGGGCAAAAAACCAATCGTGATCGCCATTGAGATCATCAAGGGAGGTACTGGCAAGACGACTACCGCCGCAGAAGTCGCTGTTCAGCTGCAATTGCAAGGATTGAAAGTCCTGGGAATCGACATCGATATCCAGGCTAACTTCACCCAGCTGATGGGCTATGAAGCAGATCTAACCGAAGACGAAGCTGCTCTGTATGGGCTGACCGAAGAAGGCATCGTTAAGGGAACCTTCGCTACCATATGCGGCCCATTCATCGAGCGCTATGGCCGTCCTGTTGATGCTAAGGGGATCATCAAGTATCCATTCGGTTCAAGCGGCCCGGCAATCATTCCCGCTGACACCTTTTTCAGCGATCTGGAACACGATATCTCGAAAACAAGCGGCAAACGTGAGTTGGTCTTTCAGAAGTTTTTCAAGGAGTCCCTTGCTGGTAACGTGCCGGGCCTGAATGTGGGAGACTTCGACGTCGTTCTTTTCGACTGCCCTCCGAATATCAGCTTCGTTGCTACCAACGCCCTCGCCTCTGCGGACATTGTGATCGCGCCGGTAAAGATGGAATCTTTCTCTGTCAAGGGTCTTTCACGCTTGATCGGTGAGATTCAAACGCTCAAGGCAGAATACGGCAACGAGGTGAAGGATCCCGAATTGATCATTCTCCCCACCTATTATTCCACCAACCTTCCGCGGGTTAGCCGCATGCAAGAGAAGTTGTCACAGTACCGGGCCAACACCTCCCCGGTCTCGATTAGCCAAAGCGAAGAGTTTCCAAAGTCGACTGATAACTACATGCCGCTGACGGTGATCAAGCCGACGTGTCAGCCAGTAAAGGAATACCGCATGTTTGTTGATCATCTCATCAAGAAGATCAACGAGGTTTCCAAGGCTCGTGCTAGCTGA
- a CDS encoding AAA family ATPase: MFDLSAILVPVSYSLCEVFGFDPNEVDPSITVEGFQIPDPATLSDPVAQQHATFLRAAVPPIDPYYQFRKELVRDIRYWWLTGEGDVLLLWGPTGSGKTSVFEQWCARLGIPLFMAKGHRRFEPHEAFGQFVGGENGTTPWVDGPVTLAARYGLPCIINEYDRIAADRTIVFNDVFEGRSFPIPGKSGEVVTPQPGFRVAITANTNLVEDLSGNYGTANTHDISLLERIVALHVGYPTDDTEARLLEKELEQFSDDLLSYWFDQEGIKISTPQGMKEGSAINRSEFIQGLLEVAKKIRAQSKDGGNTSDSALERTMSTRILRKWARHSVAQASAPEKLGLSALHLSLKKYLSSLATESTRIALHQAVENVFGVSEVVKP; the protein is encoded by the coding sequence ATGTTTGATCTGTCTGCAATTCTTGTACCTGTGTCTTACAGCCTCTGCGAAGTTTTCGGGTTCGATCCGAATGAGGTTGATCCGAGCATCACTGTGGAGGGGTTTCAAATTCCTGACCCTGCCACACTTTCTGACCCTGTAGCCCAGCAGCACGCAACATTCCTGCGTGCTGCGGTTCCGCCGATTGATCCTTATTACCAGTTCCGCAAGGAACTGGTACGGGACATTCGTTACTGGTGGCTGACGGGTGAGGGTGATGTTCTGTTGCTGTGGGGGCCAACTGGCTCCGGCAAGACCTCGGTCTTCGAACAGTGGTGTGCCCGCCTGGGTATCCCTCTGTTTATGGCCAAAGGTCATCGTCGCTTTGAACCCCATGAAGCCTTCGGGCAGTTTGTTGGTGGGGAGAACGGGACGACGCCGTGGGTTGATGGTCCGGTGACGCTGGCAGCGCGGTATGGCTTGCCTTGCATCATCAATGAGTATGACCGCATTGCTGCGGACAGGACGATTGTGTTCAACGACGTTTTCGAGGGTCGTTCGTTCCCGATCCCTGGCAAGTCGGGCGAGGTGGTAACACCGCAGCCTGGCTTTCGCGTTGCCATAACGGCCAACACCAACCTGGTGGAGGATCTGAGTGGTAACTACGGTACTGCCAACACGCACGATATTTCGCTTCTTGAGCGGATTGTGGCCCTGCACGTAGGGTATCCGACCGATGACACGGAAGCGAGGCTGTTGGAAAAGGAGCTGGAGCAATTCAGCGACGATCTTCTCTCCTACTGGTTTGATCAGGAGGGCATCAAAATCTCCACGCCGCAAGGCATGAAGGAAGGATCTGCGATCAACCGCAGTGAGTTCATTCAGGGGCTTTTGGAAGTGGCCAAGAAGATTCGGGCGCAGTCGAAGGATGGTGGCAACACCTCTGATTCTGCGCTTGAGCGCACGATGTCCACACGGATTCTTCGTAAGTGGGCTCGTCACTCGGTTGCACAAGCCAGCGCCCCTGAGAAGTTGGGGTTGTCGGCTTTGCACCTGTCGCTGAAGAAGTATCTTTCCAGCCTAGCAACGGAGTCGACCCGTATTGCGCTTCACCAGGCGGTGGAAAACGTGTTTGGGGTCAGCGAAGTTGTGAAGCCGTAA
- a CDS encoding DNA-binding protein, producing the protein MFHDFLSVDFHAPSNLESKRVFVIFDASYVPRKPTVPQLTDRFSAHYCSVCYHSATMGESTASKRSRHSYRERIQEVIQERMVLGKPLTYRDILKDAGGGSASTVAEELAKADRQTPATLVGRGAKSLPQRIAALEDALNSSLAREKMLMAENQALKEALTSARADVDKLLAVHQDAQRMLLQGVDDLRQMVKAGQGIITPAGIATGRQKTAGDDTGDGILWKARHDQLLQRFAALDAKNRKMSSLLHDLGVDVD; encoded by the coding sequence ATGTTTCACGACTTTTTGTCGGTCGATTTTCATGCGCCATCAAACTTAGAGAGCAAAAGGGTTTTCGTTATATTCGATGCCTCATATGTTCCACGAAAACCGACTGTTCCACAGCTGACTGATCGATTTTCTGCACATTACTGTAGCGTTTGCTACCATTCTGCTACTATGGGCGAATCGACTGCATCCAAACGCTCCCGGCATTCTTATCGGGAGCGGATCCAGGAGGTGATCCAGGAGCGTATGGTTCTTGGAAAGCCATTGACATACCGCGATATCCTCAAGGACGCGGGTGGTGGGTCTGCTAGTACGGTCGCAGAGGAACTGGCCAAAGCAGATCGCCAAACTCCAGCTACACTGGTTGGCCGCGGGGCCAAATCGCTTCCTCAACGGATCGCAGCACTTGAAGACGCCCTTAATAGCAGTCTAGCTCGCGAGAAAATGCTGATGGCAGAGAATCAAGCCTTGAAAGAGGCCCTGACCAGTGCACGCGCAGACGTTGATAAGCTTCTGGCTGTTCATCAAGATGCCCAAAGGATGTTGCTCCAAGGAGTCGACGATCTAAGGCAAATGGTCAAGGCAGGTCAGGGAATCATAACGCCTGCAGGAATCGCCACAGGGCGTCAGAAGACCGCCGGCGACGATACTGGGGACGGCATCCTTTGGAAGGCTAGGCATGACCAGCTTCTGCAGCGCTTTGCGGCGCTCGATGCCAAGAATCGCAAGATGAGTTCGCTGCTACACGATCTAGGTGTCGACGTCGATTAG